In Syngnathoides biaculeatus isolate LvHL_M chromosome 5, ASM1980259v1, whole genome shotgun sequence, the following are encoded in one genomic region:
- the si:dkeyp-97a10.3 gene encoding V-set and immunoglobulin domain-containing protein 10-like gives MRQLLAFFVGLSLTVLVQPQDQIGIQFQTDPVLVLSGTEIQFTVLTAPNVLSMTWLYEGVTLGLFAGGSPVINQVPQFLGRVTITATQLRIGSAQLGDAGIYTVEVVPLASTGLTPNSRSVPLRVFDAVSGVTVSVPSAATEGVNITLTCTSGGTELTFQWGKDGAAVTEDGRITIAGGSLVINPGQRADAGDYTCTVSNQTDLTPQS, from the exons ATGAGACAACTTCTGGCTTTCTTCGTCGGGCTCTCACTGACAg TTCTTGTACAGCCCCAGGACCAGATAGGAATCCAGTTCCAGACAGACCCTGTGCTCGTACTGAGTGGCACCGAGATTCAGTTCACTGTGCTGACTGCCCCCAACGTGCTGTCCATGACGTGGCTGTACGAGGGTGTCACGCTGGGTCTGTTCGCCGGCGGCTCCCCGGTCATCAACCAGGTGCCGCAGTTTCTCGGCCGGGTCACCATCACGGCAACGCAGCTCCGTATTGGAAGCGCCCAATTGGGGGATGCCGGGATATACACCGTGGAGGTGGTCCCACTTGCCTCCACAGGTCTGACGCCCAACTCCAGATCGGTACCTCTGAGGGTTTTTG ACGCCGTGTCCGGTGTGACGGTTTCTGTGCCGTCGGCGGCGACGGAAGGCGTGAACATTACGTTAACGTGCACCTCGGGCGGCACGGAGCTCACCTTCCAGTGGGGAAAGGACGGCGCTGCGGTCACCGAAGACGGCAGGATCACCATCGCCGGCGGCTCGCTGGTCATCAACCCGGGCCAGCGGGCCGACGCAGGAGACTACACGTGCACAGTCAGCAACCAG